GCAGGGAGTTGGCCATGGCAGGCCAGTCTGCACAGATCTGGCAGGCATTTTTGTGGGGGATCCCTCATCAACAAAGAGTGGGTGCTGACTGCTGCTCACTGCTTCTCCAGGTGAGGGATTGCAGGATTGCTAGAATCCTAACATTTAACTCTTACACCAAACCTAATCATAACTCAATTGAGCCTCCTTTTACAGCATTTCTGTtatcttttttatatatatacatattatctCAGCCCCAGTACATCAAATTTGGTGGTCTACGTTGGTCGTCAGAACCAGAAGGGCTCTAACCCCAACGAGGTGGACCGCGGGGTCACTCAGATCATGTCCCACCCAAACTACACCAGAAGTACTAATGACAACGACATGTGTCTTCTCAAGCTCTCCTCCCCTGTGACTTTTACCAACTACATCCGGCCAGTCTGCCTAGCTGCACCAGGCAGCTCTTTTCATGCCGGCACTACTAGCTGGGTCACTGGCTGGGGCACCATCCGCAGTGGAGGTGAGATCTGATGGGAGAGATTAAATCTAATGCATTGGCAATAGTcaatatgtaaaatatatttgtaaTATAATAGGAGTGATCAATTGTAACAAAATACATTTTCCTCAAATAAACCTTCAAAATGAATCGATCAAGTAATGCATTTCAAATCATGTTGTACTAACTTTACTTGTCTGAATGTGTCTCCCATCTCCTCAGTGTCCCTGCCCTCACCAAAGACCCTACAGGAGGTGGATGTGCCAGTAGTGGGAAACAGGCTGTGTAACTTTAACTATGGAGTAGGTTCAATCACAGACAACATGATCTGTGCTGGTCTAGCAGCAGGAGGAAAGGATTCCTGTCAGGTAAAATCTCTTGGTTATCCTTTTTGTTTATTACATTGTGGGTCAATTACATATTGGTCCGATCCCCCGGACACAGGTTATACCTAATCCTAGTCTAAAAAGCATGTTCACATTGTAAATGGTTCCTCATCTGAGACTGTGCTTCATCTGGGAAACCAACTGTTTCATAATCTTGTGAAAATGCAATCTCAGTGACACTGTAAATCTGTCCATGCATAGGGGGACTCCGGAGGTCCGATGGTAACCAATCAGGGTACTCGCTGGATCCAGTCTGGTGTTGTGAGTTTCGGCAAAGGCTGTGCCCTGGCAAAATTCCCAGGAGTGTACACCAGAGTGTCCCAGTACCAGACCtggatcaacagtcagatcagcAGTGACCAGCCTGGCTTTGTCACCTTCTCCTCCAGTGGGACTGACTCTGACCTCAGTGTCTTCTGTACTGGTCTTTCAGCCCCtacaaccaccactaccactacaaccatcactacaacTGCCCCTACAACCAGCCCTACAACTGCCCCTACAACCACCACTACAACTGCCCCTACAACCACCCTTACAACTacccctacaacaaccactacaaccGCCCCTACAACCGCCCTTACAACCGCCACTACAACCACCCCTACAACAAACACTACAACTgcccctacaacaaccactacaaccGCCCCTACAACCgcccctacaacaaccactacaactGCCCCTACAACCACCACTACTGCCCCTagaaccaccactaccaccacaactgTCCCTACAACTGCATGTAcatacctacagtgccttcggaaagtattcagaccccttgacattttccacattttgttacgttacagccttattctaaaatatatatttttccctcaatcaaccccataatgacaaagcaaaaacaggtttttggacatttttaaataaaaaaacggaatgatcatatttacataagtattcagacccttagtactttgaagcacctttggcagcaattacagcctagagtcttctttgTTATACCGgtacaagctttgcacacctgtatttgggaagtttctcccattctttgcagatcctctcaagctctgtcaggttggatggggagcgttgctgctatttttaggtctctccagagatgttcgatcaggttcaagtccgggctcggCTGGGTtactcaagggcattcagagtcttgtcccgaagccactcctgcgttgtcttggctgtgtgcttagggtcattgttctgttggaaggtgaaccttagtcccagtctgaggtcctgagtgttctggagcaggttttcatcaaggatctctctgtaccttgctccgttcaaaggccaaagagttcaaccttggtttcatcagagcagagaatcttgtttctcatgatctgacagtctttaggtgccttttggcaaactccaagagggctgtcatatgccctttactaaggagtggcttccatctggccactctaccataaaagcctgattgatggagtgctgcagagatggttgcccttctgtAAGTTTCTCCcgttccacagaggaactctggagctctgtcagagtgacaatccggttcttggtcacctccctgaccaaggcccttctccccagatagCTCAATTTGTCCAGGCAgccggctctaggaagagtattggtggttccaaacttcttccatttaagaacgatggaggccagtgtgttcttggggaccttcaatgctgctgaaatgttttggtacccatccccagatctgtgcctcgacacaatcctgtctcagagctatacgaacaattcattcgacctcatggcttggttttttgctcttacatgcactgtcaactgtgggaccttatatagactggtgtgtacctttccaaatcttgtccaatcaattgaatttaccacaagttggctccaatcaagttgtagaaacatctcaaggatgatcattggaaacaggatgcacttgagctctatttcgagtctcgtagcaaagggtctgaatacttatgtaaatgaagtGTTTCTGTTttttgaaaacctgttttcactttgtcattatggggtattgtgtgtagattgctaaggGAACaacatgtatttaatcaattttgaaataaggctgtaacataacgtggaaaaggtcaaggtgtctgaatactttccgaaggcactgtatagacTAACTTGTGCTTATGGCTACAACTTAATGTGAATCTTTTACTTTTGTAACATATCTGACTACTGAATTATTCCCTTTTATTTGTCTCTcaaatgtttctgtctctccctccctctgcagctGTGGTGTGTGGCAGAGCTAGCTCCTCTTTGAACTCCCATGTTGGTGGCGGAAGCTCGTTGGCGACAGCAGGTTTGTGGCCCTGGATAGCCAGCATACAGACTAACGGAGAGCACGTCTGCGGGGGCACTTTAGTGGCGGTAGACTCTGTCATGAGTGATGCCAGCTGCTTTTCTAGGTAAGTGAACTCTACCTGTATGTCAAAGTGGGAGAGTTAGTAGCTGGATTGAAATGTCAATTCCTTACATCTAGTCATAGAACCTACATTTTGATTGGATTCTGATTTTTGTTTTTACAGTGCCATTACATTAACAGTTAGTGACGCATAGAAAAGTTTCCTTTTCAACCCTAATGCAAAGGTTAACCAAGATTAATACGTATGACATTTGTACAATCACTGTGCTACTGAAAATTCTAGGAGGGGTAGCTGTCTATAAACAACACCCATGTTTCACACAACCTTGGCTTCAGAAAGCATGGATATGGTGTCATCGTCATGTCAACCAGTGTCTGGGTGACTCCATGGGCTCAACAGGCACTTACTGTAGTAGTTACTCTAGTGTACCAGAGGGGGGAGCCACCAGCCAACATCTCTtccacactactgttttaccatccTAATCAGCTGGACAGTTTAACGTTTTGCTACCTTCACAAGGAATTTAGTGGCCCATTCAGACTTAGG
This genomic stretch from Oncorhynchus keta strain PuntledgeMale-10-30-2019 chromosome 29, Oket_V2, whole genome shotgun sequence harbors:
- the LOC118362670 gene encoding transmembrane protease serine 9-like isoform X2 — encoded protein: MNLLVAFLSKGSHSQLDVCGTPLNTRIVGGQDALAGSWPWQASLHRSGRHFCGGSLINKEWVLTAAHCFSSPSTSNLVVYVGRQNQKGSNPNEVDRGVTQIMSHPNYTRSTNDNDMCLLKLSSPVTFTNYIRPVCLAAPGSSFHAGTTSWVTGWGTIRSGVSLPSPKTLQEVDVPVVGNRLCNFNYGVGSITDNMICAGLAAGGKDSCQGDSGGPMVTNQGTRWIQSGVVSFGKGCALAKFPGVYTRVSQYQTWINSQISSDQPGFVTFSSSGTDSDLSVFSVVCGRASSSLNSHVGGGSSLATAGLWPWIASIQTNGEHVCGGTLVAVDSVMSDASCFSSQANASEWTVILGRLKQSGSNPHEVTQNVINITMSNVTGNNVAILRLASQPTLSDYIQPICVDKGTRTFSTGTPCWVAGWATGQGGAEEVLQEFQTSVVECVNVSSTDNICTRAVTLLQGNAGGPLMCKHGNSWFQTAVLTVDNSTNKARWSRDPRTSPIQVFTKTSHFQNFLTANLGTFLSPATSAGGSSGASLAHSSLLPLLCPTVGLVLGNSTATIDKPSLTSNQKYIFFEELIHFCQ
- the LOC118362670 gene encoding prostasin-like isoform X1, whose translation is MNLLVAFLSKGSHSQLDVCGTPLNTRIVGGQDALAGSWPWQASLHRSGRHFCGGSLINKEWVLTAAHCFSSPSTSNLVVYVGRQNQKGSNPNEVDRGVTQIMSHPNYTRSTNDNDMCLLKLSSPVTFTNYIRPVCLAAPGSSFHAGTTSWVTGWGTIRSGVSLPSPKTLQEVDVPVVGNRLCNFNYGVGSITDNMICAGLAAGGKDSCQGDSGGPMVTNQGTRWIQSGVVSFGKGCALAKFPGVYTRVSQYQTWINSQISSDQPGFVTFSSSGTDSDLSVFCTAVVCGRASSSLNSHVGGGSSLATAGLWPWIASIQTNGEHVCGGTLVAVDSVMSDASCFSSQANASEWTVILGRLKQSGSNPHEVTQNVINITMSNVTGNNVAILRLASQPTLSDYIQPICVDKGTRTFSTGTPCWVAGWATGQGGAEEVLQEFQTSVVECVNVSSTDNICTRAVTLLQGNAGGPLMCKHGNSWFQTAVLTVDNSTNKARWSRDPRTSPIQVFTKTSHFQNFLTANLGTFLSPATSAGGSSGASLAHSSLLPLLCPTVGLVLGNSTATIDKPSLTSNQKYIFFEELIHFCQ
- the LOC118362670 gene encoding testisin-like isoform X6, giving the protein MNLLVAFLSKGSHSQLDVCGTPLNTRIVGGQDALAGSWPWQASLHRSGRHFCGGSLINKEWVLTAAHCFSSPSTSNLVVYVGRQNQKGSNPNEVDRGVTQIMSHPNYTRSTNDNDMCLLKLSSPVTFTNYIRPVCLAAPGSSFHAGTTSWVTGWGTIRSGVSLPSPKTLQEVDVPVVGNRLCNFNYGVGSITDNMICAGLAAGGKDSCQGDSGGPMVTNQGTRWIQSGVVSFGKGCALAKFPGVYTRVSQYQTWINSQISSDQPGFVTFSSSGTDSDLSVFCTAVVCGRASSSLNSHVGGGSSLATAGLWPWIASIQTNGEHVCGGTLVAVDSVMSDASCFSSQANASEWTVILGRLKQSGSNPHEVTQNVINITMSNVTGNNVAILRLASQPTLSDYIQPICVDKGTRTFSTGTPCWVAGWATGQGGAEEVLQEFQTSVVECVNVSSTDNICTRAVTLLQV
- the LOC118362670 gene encoding serine protease 27-like isoform X7, with amino-acid sequence MNLLVAFLSKGSHSQLDVCGTPLNTRIVGGQDALAGSWPWQASLHRSGRHFCGGSLINKEWVLTAAHCFSSPSTSNLVVYVGRQNQKGSNPNEVDRGVTQIMSHPNYTRSTNDNDMCLLKLSSPVTFTNYIRPVCLAAPGSSFHAGTTSWVTGWGTIRSGVSLPSPKTLQEVDVPVVGNRLCNFNYGVGSITDNMICAGLAAGGKDSCQGDSGGPMVTNQGTRWIQSGVVSFGKGCALAKFPGVYTRVSQYQTWINSQISSDQPGFVTFSSSGTDSDLSVFCTAVVCGRASSSLNSHVGGGSSLATAGLWPWIASIQTNGEHVCGGTLVAVDSVMSDASCFSSQANASEWTVILGRLKQSGSNPHEVTQNVINITMSNVTGNNVAILRLASQPTLSDYIQPICVDKGTRTFSTGTPCWVAGWATGQGGGVSESPTTSRTALSGSW
- the LOC118362670 gene encoding prostasin-like isoform X3; translation: MDALAGSWPWQASLHRSGRHFCGGSLINKEWVLTAAHCFSSPSTSNLVVYVGRQNQKGSNPNEVDRGVTQIMSHPNYTRSTNDNDMCLLKLSSPVTFTNYIRPVCLAAPGSSFHAGTTSWVTGWGTIRSGVSLPSPKTLQEVDVPVVGNRLCNFNYGVGSITDNMICAGLAAGGKDSCQGDSGGPMVTNQGTRWIQSGVVSFGKGCALAKFPGVYTRVSQYQTWINSQISSDQPGFVTFSSSGTDSDLSVFCTAVVCGRASSSLNSHVGGGSSLATAGLWPWIASIQTNGEHVCGGTLVAVDSVMSDASCFSSQANASEWTVILGRLKQSGSNPHEVTQNVINITMSNVTGNNVAILRLASQPTLSDYIQPICVDKGTRTFSTGTPCWVAGWATGQGGAEEVLQEFQTSVVECVNVSSTDNICTRAVTLLQGNAGGPLMCKHGNSWFQTAVLTVDNSTNKARWSRDPRTSPIQVFTKTSHFQNFLTANLGTFLSPATSAGGSSGASLAHSSLLPLLCPTVGLVLGNSTATIDKPSLTSNQKYIFFEELIHFCQ
- the LOC118362670 gene encoding polyserase-2-like isoform X5; protein product: MAGQSAQIWQAFLWGIPHQQRVGADCCSLLLQLSSPVTFTNYIRPVCLAAPGSSFHAGTTSWVTGWGTIRSGVSLPSPKTLQEVDVPVVGNRLCNFNYGVGSITDNMICAGLAAGGKDSCQGDSGGPMVTNQGTRWIQSGVVSFGKGCALAKFPGVYTRVSQYQTWINSQISSDQPGFVTFSSSGTDSDLSVFCTAVVCGRASSSLNSHVGGGSSLATAGLWPWIASIQTNGEHVCGGTLVAVDSVMSDASCFSSQANASEWTVILGRLKQSGSNPHEVTQNVINITMSNVTGNNVAILRLASQPTLSDYIQPICVDKGTRTFSTGTPCWVAGWATGQGGAEEVLQEFQTSVVECVNVSSTDNICTRAVTLLQGNAGGPLMCKHGNSWFQTAVLTVDNSTNKARWSRDPRTSPIQVFTKTSHFQNFLTANLGTFLSPATSAGGSSGASLAHSSLLPLLCPTVGLVLGNSTATIDKPSLTSNQKYIFFEELIHFCQ